Proteins encoded within one genomic window of Vanrija pseudolonga chromosome 3, complete sequence:
- the ADH6_2 gene encoding NADP-dependent alcohol dehydrogenase 6, whose protein sequence is MSAPKNNQATGYAITSPSDYLNFQKKTYELEPLEANRVTVAVECCGVCGSDHHTISGGWGPWETQFVVTGHEVVGRVVEVGSAVTQFKVGQRVGVGAQVGSCGNCKWCKNDNENYCPTPVHGYNTKWADGHDHQGGYSTHIRAEELFVFPIPDSIPSVEAASMLCGGLTSFSPLVRNNVGPGSKVGVVGLGGLGHYAVLFGAALGAEVTVFSRSDAKKADALAMGAKRFVATVPGFEKDLFREFDLIVCAASSNQLPIDALLSTLDVEKKFVFVGMPDEGLSNIRSQTLAGNGAALASSHIGSKCEVIRMLDLAVEKKVKPWINVIPMKDAAEAIKAVENGTVRYRTILTQDIEPVA, encoded by the exons ATGTCCGCCCCCAAGAACAACCAGGCGACCGGCTACGCCATCACCTCGCCATCCGACTACCTCAACTTCCAGAAGAAGAcgtacgagctcgagccgctcgaggcCAACCGCGTgaccgtcgccgtcgagtgCTGCGGTGTGTGCGGGTCGGACCACCACACCATCTCGGGCGGCTGGGGCCCTTGGGAGACGCAGTTCGTCGTCACGGGCcacgaggtcgtcgggcgtgttgtcgaggtcggctcGGCCGTCACCCAGTTCAAGgtcggccagcgcgtcggcgtcggcgcgcaggtcggctCGTGCGGTAACTGCAAGTGGTGCAAGAATGACAACG AAAACTACTGCCCCACCCCCGTGCACGGCTACAACACCAAGTGGGCGGACGGGCACGACCACCAGGGCGGCTACTCGACGCAcatccgcgccgaggagctgttCGTGTTCCCTATCCCCGACTCGATCCCgtcggtcgaggcggcgtcgaTGCTGTGCGGCGGCCTGACGTCAttctcgccgctcgtgcGCAACAATGTCGGCCCGGGCTCcaaggtcggcgtcgtcggcctcggcggcctgggcCACTACGCCGTGCtgttcggcgcggcgctcggcgccgaggtcaccGTCTTCTCGCGCTCCGACGCAaagaaggccgacgcgctcgccatggGCGCCAAGCGCTTCGTCGCGACGGTTCCGGGCTTCGAGAAGGACCTCTTCCGCGAGTTCGACCTCATCGTGTGTGCCGCGTCGTCGAACCAGCTGCCCATCGACGCACTCCTCTCGaccctcgacgtcgagaagaAGTTTGTCTTCGTCGGCATGCCCGACGAGGGCCTGAGCAACATCCGCTCGCAGACCCTCGCGGGTAACGgtgccgccctcgcctcgaGCCACATTGGCTCCAAGTGCGAGGTCATCCGCatgctcgacctcgctgtTGAGAAGAAGGTCAAGCCCTGGATCAACGTCATTCCTATgaaggacgccgccgaggccatcaaggCAGTTGAGAACGGCACTGTCCGCTACAGGACAATCCTGACGCAG GACATCGAGCCCGTTGCCTAA